A section of the Schistosoma haematobium chromosome ZW, whole genome shotgun sequence genome encodes:
- the TFAP2D_1 gene encoding Transcription factor AP-2-delta (EggNog:ENOG410V4DR~COG:K), with protein sequence MVILEVSKQHLLAYGFLTKKNMHTKVLQAAVLGPFTFPLCDQFSTGICITDNETNSDTDNSLTGGSGSTGGLHSDYQPPYFPPPYYPSITTPMMMITTTTETATNSLGTNFYHNSGQNTSFINGSNNYSGNFYHPNLCHDSNIFNQHLHTSQHHHHHHHQQQQQSRLHTNASNFPFSSYFTTNPNYYSSVNYMNGSVLTNENLSSLSSSSSDMNHTNNMFTNYPFNYSIQSGIQTCNTATIADQIVNILPRSKLSEMVDHLTQNNNNHSGCNNNSNNNNGGGNSKTLHLKIDDEIHDVETSATSSQSSFIHRPNMHHCSLIPEYEMVEKNFAQSHHTTESNYQQSGTPSSIDTTESSPHNSSQFLSPGSNKGNFEIGSEINRMQMSSTSTTDPSRNIYSSPVSCGMNTNELNSEDKVRNHEEEKNALRTFNYPDINSLKNVFNMEITSEIQNLTEGLLNDPTNVMLQTNLTQNLDQSNTYMSHSQGARFSTSFNTECTQNVIYQPTTSVIPEQPFSRLSGVGNGGKNGFCKREKTHNKAKVVVPRPTFTSSLVEFNEDGGRIFR encoded by the exons ATGGTCATATTGGAAGTTAGTAAACAGCACCTATTAGCTTACGGATTTCTGACTAAAAAAAATATGCATACCAAAGTTCTCCAAGCTGCAGTTCTAGGTCCGTTCACGTTTCCTCTATGC GATCAATTTTCAACAGGTATCTGTATTACTGATAATGAGACAAATTCGGATACGGATAATTCATTAACCGGTGGAAGTGGTTCTACCGGTGGTCTACATTCAGATTATCAGCCGCCATATTTTCCTCCACCGTACTATCCATCTATAACTAcaccaatgatgatgataaCGACAACAACGGAGACAGCAACTAATAGTTTAGGAACAAATTTCTATCATAATAGTGGACAAAACACATCATTTATAAATGGTTCAAATAATTATTCTGGTAATTTTTATCATCCGAATTTATGTCAtgattcaaatatatttaatcAACATTTACACACTtctcaacatcatcatcatcatcatcaccaacaacaacaacagtcaAGATTACATACAAACGCATCGAATTTTCCATTTTCTTCATATTTTACCACAAATCCAAATTATTATTCATCAGTAAATTATATGAATGGATCTGTATTAACTAATGAAAATTTATCATCACTGTCATCATCTTCATCTGATATGAATCATACAAATAATATGTTTACAAATTATCCATTCAATTATTCGATACAAAGTGGTATTCAAACATGCAACACAGCAACAATAGCAGATCAG ATTGTAAACATTCTTCCACGTTCTAAATTATCTGAAATGGTTGATcatttaacacaaaataacaataatcacagtggatgtaataataatagtaataataataatggtggtgGTAATTCCAAAACACTACATTTAAAAATCGATGATGAAATACATGACGTGGAAACTTCAGCTACCAGTTCACAGTCTTCTTTCATACATCGTCCAAATATGCATCACTGTTCACTTATACCTGAATATGAAATGGTAGAAAAAAATTTTGCGCAATCACATCATACAACAGAATCAAACTATCAACAA aGTGGAACTCCTTCATCAATTGATACTACCGAATCATCTCCACACAATTCATCACAATTCTTATCTCCAGGATCAAATAAAGGAAATTTTGAAATAGGATCTGAAATTAACAGAATGCAAATGAGTAGTACATCAACAACTGATCCTAGTAGAAATATCTATTCGTCTCCAGTATCATGTGGAATGAATACCAATGAATTAAATTCAGAAGATAAAGTAAGGAATCATGAAGAGGAGAAAAATGCTTTAAGAACATTTAATTATCCTGatataaattcattaaaaaatgtattcaatATGGAAATTACTTCAGAAATTCAAAACTTAACAGAAGGTTTATTAAATGATCCTACAAATGTTATGCTACAAACAAACTTAACTCAAAATTTAGATCAATCTAATACTTATATGTCACATTCTCAAGGAGCAAGATTTTCAACAAGTTTTAATACTGAATGCACACAGAATGTTATTTATCAACCGACTACTTCAGTAATACCTGAACAACCGTTTAGTCGTTTATCTGGTGTGGGAAATGGTGGAAAAAATGGATTTTGTAAAAGAG AAAAGACTCATAATAAGGCAAAAGTTGTCGTGCCTCGCCCAACTTTTACCAGTTCCCTGGTTGAG TTTAATGAAGATGGTGGGAGAATTTTTCGATGA
- the TFAP2D_2 gene encoding Transcription factor AP-2-delta (EggNog:ENOG410V4DR~COG:K): LNFFLESLRYKTLSSHFLSIEAIRYKTALDGRTDFIHAPSPSDIFCTVPGRLSLLSSTSKYKVTVAEVQRRLSPPECLNASLLGGVLRRAKSKNGGRSLRDKLDKIGLNLPAGRRKAATVTLLTSLVEGEAIRMARDFSYLCENEFPHRICAEYLSRTLNGCDYSDVQKKRNQVISTKQMLGEITDLLTKDRSPLAVNPLPPNRTTNCLDVTTQKSLTHFSHITHGFGGLTLISALNTFQTILSDLLKILNKDSQSITHSTNSSTIYTDRHTPVTSSICHHHQLQQFSNNTISNTLNEAQTLSSLSLTINTDPLNNNNNNIQRRKYIMQHMNENNSSDLRNIISMQRSNLDNEVENGTSLNGIR; the protein is encoded by the exons CTGAATTTTTTCTTAGAAAGTTTACGATATAAAACCTTATCTTCTCATTTCCTTTCCATTGAAGCAATCAGATATAAAACAGCTTTAGATGGACGAACTGATTTTATTCATGCACCGAGCCCATCCGATATATTTTGTACTGTTCCTGGACGTCTATCATTACTCAGTTCAACTTCAAAATATAAAGTAACTGTTGCGGAAGTTCAAAGACGTCTGTCACCACCAGAATGTTTGAATGCTTCATTACTTGGTGGTGTTTTACGCCG AGCAAAATCTAAAAATGGAGGAAGATCATTACGTGATAAGTTGGACAAAATTGGGTTAAATTTACCAGCTGGACGACGAAAAGCGGCAACAGTTACTCTGTTAACTTCACTTGTTGAAG GTGAGGCTATTAGAATGGCTCGTGATTTTAGTTATTTATGTGAAAATGAGTTTCCACATAGAATATGCGCTGAATATCTTTCACGTACTTTGAATGGATGTGATTACAGTGATGTGCAAAAGAAACGAAATCAAGTAATCTCAACAAA aCAAATGTTGGGTGAAATCACTGATTTATTAACAAAAGACAGAAGTCCACTTGCAGTGAATCCACTTCCACCAAATCGAACAACAAATTGTCTTGATGTTACTACACAAAAATCATTAACTCATTTCAGTCATATAACACATGGATTTGGTGGTTTAACATTAATTAGTGCTttaaatacatttcaaacaattctatcagatttacttaaaattttaaataaagacAGTCAATCAATTACTCATTCTACAAATAGTTCAACTATATATACAGATAGACATACACCTGTAACTTCAAGTatttgtcatcatcatcaactacaacaattttcaaataataCTATATCTAATACTTTAAATGAAGCTCAAACATTATCTTCATTATCTTTGACAATTAATACAGATccattaaacaataataataataatatacaacgTAGAAAATATATTATGCAAcatatgaatgaaaataattcatcagATCTAAGAAATATTATATCTATGCAAAGAAGTAATTTAGACAATGAAGTTGAAAATGGTACTAGTCTAAATGGAATTAGATAA